The Candidatus Tanganyikabacteria bacterium sequence TACCAGGAGGTCGTGTACCAGGCATTCCTCAAGGGTCTGCGACTGTTGTTCGGCTAGTCCCCGCGCGACACCAGGAGGATCCCGCCGGCCAGTATCAGGACCATCCCGATGCCGGTCACGAAGATTTCCCGCGGGTTGTGGCCTCCCGCATTCTTGATCGCCCGGCCGCCAACGAAGGTGGGGCTGTCCGCGGGCGCGCGCATGGCGAAGAGCGAGAAGGTCATCGCCCCGACGCCCAGCAGGACGAAAGCGACGGCGAGGATCTTGCGGGTACTCACGGCGCGGGCACCAGGCTGGCCGGCGCGAAGCGGCCGGTGATGAAGGGAAACTGGCCGTCCGCTTCCGCCGGACGCAAACCAGGTATCGTGCCGGCGCGGCCGCAGAGGCCGATCAGCGCATCGGCCACGGCGGCGAGTTGCGCGTCGGAATAAACGCGGCGCGGGATGGTCAGGCGCAGCATCTCGCGCCGATCCCCGGCCCGGCGCTGCCCGCCCGCGTGGAGCCCGGTCGCGACCGGCATGGCCCGCGCGCCGCACTCGAGGTACAGGGCGGCCGCCAGGGCGTGGCCGGGAGACTCGTCCTGCGCCAGGTGCGGCAGGAAGGCCGCCGCGTCCACCATGACCGCGTGCCCGCCGGGGGGCCGCAGGACGGGGACCCCGGCATCGCGCAGCCGCGCCCAGAGGCGCCGCACCTGGCCTATCCGGTGCGCCATGTAGGCCTCGTCCACCATCTCGCGCATCCCGACGGCCATGAACTCGAGGTCGCGCCCGGCCAGGCCGCCCGATCCCGGCATGCCCTCGTAGAGGATGAGGGCGTTCAAGAGGCGCGGCAGCAGGCCATCGTCCCGGAAAACCAGGATGCCGCCGATGTTGACCAGGCAGTCCTTCTTGGCGCTCACCCAGCCGCCGGCCGCCAGGTCGGCCAGTTCCCTGACGACGCCGGCGAGCGGCGCCCGGCCGCCCTCGGCCTCCCGCACGAACCAGGCGTTTTCGGCGAGGCGGGTCATGTCCAGCCAGAGCGGTACGCGGGCGTCCCGGCAGATCTCCGCGACCTGCTCCAGGTTGCGCCGGGATACGGGCTGGCCGCCCGCGTCGTTGACCGTCGTCGAGATCGCGACCAGGGCGACGTCGTGCTCGCCCAGCGCCCGCCGCAGTTTCCCGAGATCGACGTCCCCCTTGGAGGGCGCGTCTCGCTCCAGGTCGTAGGCCGCGTCGCCGATGACGTCCACCAGGTCGGCGCCCACGCGCCGGATGTGCTGGGCGGTCGAAAAGAACTGCATGTTGGTCGCCACCGCCCGGCCCGGGGCCACCAGCACGTCGAAGAGCACCGCCTCGGCGCCGCGTCCCTGGTGGGTCGCCAGCGCGTACGGCATGCCGTAGGTGGCACGCGCGGCCTCCTGGAAGCGCGCCAGGGAGCACGATCCGATCAGGGTGTCGTCGGCCAGCCACTGGCGCGCCCACTGCGCGGCGCTCATCGCCGCCGTGCCGCTGTCGGTGAAGAGGTCCACGCCCACGCCCGACGCGTCGAGGGCGAACATGTTCCAGCCGGCGCGGTCCAGGGCTTGCCGCCGCGCCGCAAGGTCGGGATCCGGCAGCACCTCGACCACGCGCCGGACGAAGGGCGCTCCGGTCGGCTCGGGGCCCGGTGGCATCGCCTCGCACACCGCGTCGCCGGCGCATGTGAAGCGGGTGGCGAATTTGTTTCGCCCGGGCGGCGACTCGGCGATCGCGAGGGGCCGCACCCGATCCCGGTGCTGCCATACATGTGCCACGACGGCCGCCACGCCCGCGAGTTGCTCGGCCGTGTACACGCGGCGAGGGATGGCCAGGCGCACCAGGTCGACCTGCGCCCCGCCGTGCTCGTGGAACAGGCCGGCCTGGCCCGGGAGGGCCGCACCGCGCACGCCACCGGCCTCGTACAGGGCGGCGGCCAGGGTGCAGCCGGGGTGCGCGACGCCGGGGAAGAACCGCGCCGCGTCGAGGAGCAGGCAGTGGCCGCCGGGCGGGTCGAGAAAGGGCACGCCTGCCTCGCGCAGGCTACTCGCCAGCGCGCCTGCTTCGGCGCGGCGGTGCGCCAGGTGGCGATCGTCGGCCGCCTCGCGCAGCCCTT is a genomic window containing:
- a CDS encoding tryptophanase, encoding MVAPIPVVPRPQRAAALARAWFNPSLVPADLISFDLLSDSGAGALSDRQAASLATGDEAYAGSRDFADLAAAVQDLFGFPRIVPTHQGRGAENLLCRALLRAGAVVASNAPFETTLAHIGNVEARAVDVAAGGASGDLDLAALATAHSGQGVSLVIASLTCNGRGGRAVSIGNLLAVRDWCRGAGVPLAVDASRIFENAAMVAESEGAWAGRPAREIVRAAADAANVLYMSGKKDGLNKIGGFIAVRDPALAGRLVDLCLVFEGMPTYGGMAGRDMAALAQGLREAADDRHLAHRRAEAGALASSLREAGVPFLDPPGGHCLLLDAARFFPGVAHPGCTLAAALYEAGGVRGAALPGQAGLFHEHGGAQVDLVRLAIPRRVYTAEQLAGVAAVVAHVWQHRDRVRPLAIAESPPGRNKFATRFTCAGDAVCEAMPPGPEPTGAPFVRRVVEVLPDPDLAARRQALDRAGWNMFALDASGVGVDLFTDSGTAAMSAAQWARQWLADDTLIGSCSLARFQEAARATYGMPYALATHQGRGAEAVLFDVLVAPGRAVATNMQFFSTAQHIRRVGADLVDVIGDAAYDLERDAPSKGDVDLGKLRRALGEHDVALVAISTTVNDAGGQPVSRRNLEQVAEICRDARVPLWLDMTRLAENAWFVREAEGGRAPLAGVVRELADLAAGGWVSAKKDCLVNIGGILVFRDDGLLPRLLNALILYEGMPGSGGLAGRDLEFMAVGMREMVDEAYMAHRIGQVRRLWARLRDAGVPVLRPPGGHAVMVDAAAFLPHLAQDESPGHALAAALYLECGARAMPVATGLHAGGQRRAGDRREMLRLTIPRRVYSDAQLAAVADALIGLCGRAGTIPGLRPAEADGQFPFITGRFAPASLVPAP